The Streptomyces sp. B3I8 nucleotide sequence GGTGGTGCCGTGCGCGTCGCCGAAGGAGGCGACGTCGACGCCGAGCAGTTTGAGCTTGGTGGAGAGGTCGGCGCCGGTGAACGCGCGCTGTCCGTCCTCGTCGGCGGCGAGGGCGGCGGTGGCCGCGATGGCGGCGGCGGCCGTCTCGGCCTGCTCGTAGCCGGGCGCCACCAGCCCGTACACCCGCCCGTCGGCCGCGAGCGCGCATTCGCCGATGGCGAAGACGTGCGGGTCGGCGACGGTGCGGCACCGCTCGTCGACGCTGATGCCGCCGCGTTCGCCGACGGTCAGTCCGCAGTCGCGGGCGAGCTGGTCGCGGGGGCGCACGCCGGCGCTGAACACGACGAGGTCGGTGGCGAGTGCGGAGCCGTCGGACAGCTTCATGCCGGTGACGGCGCCCGCGTCGTCGGCGGTGATCTCCTGGGTGCCGACGCCCGTATGGACGGCGAGCCCCATCTCCTCGATGGTGCGCAGCAGGGCGGCGCCGCCGCCGTCGTCGACCTGGACGGGCATCAGGCGGGGCGCGAACTCCACGATGTGGGTGTCCAGGCCGAGCCCCTTGAGCGCGCCGGCCGCCTCCAGGCCGAGCAGCCCGCCGCCGACGACGGCGCCGGTGGTGGCGCGCCGCTTCGCGTACTCCTCGATGGCGAGCAGGTCCTCGATCGTCCGGTAGACGAAGCAGCCCTCGGCGTCCTTGCCGGGCACCGGCGGGACGAAGGGGTAGGAGCCGGTGGCCAGGACGAGGGTGTCGTAGGCGACGGTCAGCCCGGAGCGGGCGGTGACGGTGCGGGCCTCGCGGTCGACGCTCTCGGCCGGGTCGCCGAGGTGCAGTTCGATGCCGTGGCCGGCGAGGAACGCGGGGTCGGTGAGGGACAGTTCCTCGGGGGTGCGGCCGTCGAAGTAGGAGGTGAGCCGGACGCGGTCGTAGGCGGGGCGGGGTTCCTCGCAGAGGACGACCACGCGGTGCGTGGCGGTGAGCCCGCGCTCGGCGAGCGCCTCCAGGAAGCGCTGGCCGACCATGCCGTGGCCCACGAGCACGATCGTGGGGCCGGCCCCGGGGGTGGTGGTCATCAGGAGCCTCCGTCGTTGGTGAGCAGGTGGAGCAGGGGGCCGCCGTCGGGGAGCGGCTCCGCCGCCTCCCAGGCGCGGGCGAGGGCGCCGACGGTGCCGAGTTCGCCGACGAGGACCCCGCCGACGACGCGGTCCTCGCGGACGACGACCTTGCGGTAGGTGCCGCGGGTGGCGTCGGCGAGCTGCACGACGTCGTCACCGGGGCGGGTTTCGGGGTCGCCGAAGGCGGCGAGGTCGAGAAAACCGCGGGGGCCGGCGTCGGCGTCGGTGTCGGCAGGGGTGCCGCCCCCGCCAGGAAAACCGCCTCCGGTCAGGGTGAGCCGGGTGAGCGCCCTGGTCCCCGTGTAGCGGGCGGCCGCGTCGCCGTCCGCGAGCAGGGTGGCCAGTACGCCGGCCTGTTCGAGTGCGGGTGCGGCCAGGCCGTAGACCGTCCCGTCGTGCTGGGCACAGTCGCCGATCGCACGGATGTACGGGTCCGAGGTGCGCAGCTCGTCGTCGACGAGGACGCCCGTACGGACGGCGAGCCCGGCCTCCTCGGCGAGCCCGGTGCGCGGACGGACCCCGCAGGCCAGGACGACGAGGTCGGTGTCGAGGCGGTAGCCGTCGGCCAGTTCCACCGACCGGACCGCACCGCCGGCGCAGCGTACGTCGCGCACCCGGGTCTCGGTGTGGACCTCCACCCCGAGCCCGGTCAGATGGCGTCGGACCAGCCCGGAGGAGACCGGGTCGAGCTGGCGTTCCATCAGCCGCTCGGACTGCTGGGCGAGCACGACCTGCGCACCGCGCGCGGCCAGCGCACGGGCGGCGGAGACCCCGAGCAGTCCCCCGCCGACGACGACGGCGCGCGCGCCGGGCCGTACGGCACGGGCGAGCCCGAGGCAATCGTCCATGGTGCG carries:
- a CDS encoding NAD(P)/FAD-dependent oxidoreductase, producing the protein MTSDAHVVVIGAGIAGVALARRLGELGVPALVVGEEEHPPYNRVLLAEVLAGRYAPEVIALPGTATEPVRARVTGIDRAARRVRCADGTEIGYGTLVLATGSNPVLPPLRGLFGADRRLPEGVHAFRTMDDCLGLARAVRPGARAVVVGGGLLGVSAARALAARGAQVVLAQQSERLMERQLDPVSSGLVRRHLTGLGVEVHTETRVRDVRCAGGAVRSVELADGYRLDTDLVVLACGVRPRTGLAEEAGLAVRTGVLVDDELRTSDPYIRAIGDCAQHDGTVYGLAAPALEQAGVLATLLADGDAAARYTGTRALTRLTLTGGGFPGGGGTPADTDADAGPRGFLDLAAFGDPETRPGDDVVQLADATRGTYRKVVVREDRVVGGVLVGELGTVGALARAWEAAEPLPDGGPLLHLLTNDGGS